A window of Candidatus Schekmanbacteria bacterium contains these coding sequences:
- a CDS encoding radical SAM protein codes for MAISNWVNVARSYWWSKSPPYLIFQITSGCNSRCLTCFNWEKIGEHPSKEDLTLDEIEKISRNYGRLLQLTLGGGEPFLRNDIDQICSIFNRYSSVQHITIPTNALLPERVAAKVEAILKTCSLNYLRIGLSLDAIGEEHDRIRGVPGNYEKLVETYNALVPLKKKFRNLGVEVSSVLSALNCDSIMNTIDVVKKEFPHIDKHALVMIRGDARVAETKSVSPEKYREVIKYLSMENVSEDEGKFIPRFFKAVFNLNTQMVYDDLKGNGWEITCLAGEKLLIITSNGDVYPCEILGTKLGNLREYGYDVSSIMGLSDSKEVINKIKRDKCSCSFECAIHASLIFDLKNFPRILLKMIKSN; via the coding sequence ATGGCAATTTCTAACTGGGTTAACGTCGCAAGAAGTTACTGGTGGAGCAAAAGCCCTCCATATCTGATATTCCAGATTACATCAGGATGCAATTCGAGGTGTCTTACCTGTTTTAACTGGGAAAAAATCGGAGAACATCCTTCAAAAGAGGATTTGACATTAGATGAGATAGAGAAGATTTCACGAAATTACGGGAGGCTTTTACAGCTTACTCTTGGAGGAGGAGAACCATTTCTTCGTAATGATATAGACCAGATATGCAGTATATTTAACCGTTACAGTTCAGTACAGCATATTACCATACCGACTAACGCCCTGCTTCCTGAGCGGGTTGCCGCAAAGGTAGAAGCCATACTTAAAACCTGTTCACTCAATTATCTGAGAATAGGGCTTTCCCTTGATGCGATAGGAGAAGAACATGACAGGATCAGAGGTGTGCCAGGAAACTATGAAAAACTGGTCGAGACATATAATGCTCTTGTCCCGCTTAAAAAGAAATTCAGGAATCTTGGGGTCGAAGTGAGCTCTGTGCTTTCAGCTCTTAACTGTGATTCGATTATGAATACAATAGACGTTGTAAAAAAGGAGTTTCCCCACATTGATAAACATGCCTTAGTCATGATTCGGGGAGATGCGCGGGTAGCTGAGACAAAAAGTGTTTCTCCTGAAAAGTATCGTGAAGTTATAAAATATCTTTCCATGGAAAATGTCAGTGAAGATGAAGGGAAGTTTATTCCACGTTTTTTTAAGGCAGTGTTTAACCTGAATACCCAGATGGTATATGATGATTTAAAGGGTAATGGCTGGGAAATAACATGCCTTGCAGGCGAAAAGCTTCTTATAATAACCTCTAATGGTGATGTTTATCCGTGCGAGATTCTCGGTACAAAACTTGGCAATCTCAGGGAATATGGATATGATGTTTCTTCGATTATGGGTTTATCTGACTCAAAGGAAGTAATAAACAAAATAAAGAGGGATAAGTGCTCTTGCTCCTTCGAATGTGCCATACATGCGAGCCTGATTTTTGACCTAAAGAATTTTCCGCGCATACTTTTAAAAATGATAAAATCAAATTAA
- a CDS encoding glycosyltransferase family 2 protein has product MYKGKRVSVILPTYNEKDSIRMVINDFFDTGYVDEVLVINNNAAPGTDKEVAQTAALQIFETKQGYGFATQRGLAEAKGDLLVICEPDGTFFGHDIIKLLAYSEDFDVVFGTRTTSKLILEGANMGFFLRIGNWAVAKLMEALFLTSALTDVGCTMRLLSRNAYDKIKSQFTIGASHFGPELMCLVITNRISFMEIPVKYAPRVGVSSVTGNKFVAFSLGMRMILLILKYRIRSLFSISPK; this is encoded by the coding sequence TTGTACAAGGGTAAGCGTGTTTCAGTTATTCTTCCCACATATAATGAGAAGGATTCCATAAGGATGGTGATCAACGATTTTTTTGACACCGGCTATGTGGATGAAGTCCTAGTTATTAACAACAATGCAGCTCCCGGCACAGACAAGGAAGTGGCGCAGACTGCTGCGCTGCAGATATTTGAAACAAAACAGGGGTACGGTTTTGCAACGCAGCGCGGACTTGCTGAAGCTAAAGGCGACCTCTTGGTGATATGCGAGCCTGACGGAACATTTTTCGGACATGATATTATAAAGCTCCTTGCATATTCCGAGGATTTTGATGTTGTTTTCGGCACAAGGACCACTTCAAAGCTCATACTTGAAGGCGCCAATATGGGTTTTTTTCTGAGGATAGGCAACTGGGCGGTTGCAAAGCTGATGGAGGCTCTTTTCCTTACCAGCGCACTTACGGATGTGGGATGTACAATGCGTCTTCTTTCGCGCAACGCATATGATAAAATTAAATCCCAGTTTACTATAGGCGCATCCCACTTTGGACCTGAGCTTATGTGCCTTGTGATAACAAACAGAATAAGTTTTATGGAAATCCCTGTAAAATATGCACCGAGAGTAGGTGTATCTTCAGTGACAGGTAACAAATTTGTCGCTTTCTCCCTCGGGATGAGAATGATACTGCTCATTTTGAAGTACAGGATTAGAAGCCTTTTTTCCATTAGTCCGAAATAA
- a CDS encoding NAD-dependent epimerase/dehydratase family protein, whose protein sequence is MNKIYLTGAGGFIGSRFLEFMVKTGFAGEIICPVRGDYAFKVNEINKSANFYSADLNDKDSVARGMKGCDTVFHFAAKASMRKGKGTYSTNVIGTKNIVDAANDSGSVKKIIFLSTIWAVDRSPYDTCSVPLDDDSECIPSTAYGRSKYEGELIIKKSGIPYVIFRLPPVYGPGSKPNYFVSRLILGIKNSNPLYRIAFPAKISLLYIDDIVEACYLSGMKDDIRNGAFFLSSSNAVSISDIIKEIIKELGLSTAPLDINEGLVKLLKSAFCSKALRHIVPPEWKSIILDYLVCDSSGFKKVSGFQPSVDMKEGICETVKWYRESGWPQ, encoded by the coding sequence ATGAATAAAATTTATCTTACAGGTGCAGGAGGTTTTATAGGAAGCAGGTTTCTCGAATTCATGGTGAAAACTGGTTTTGCGGGGGAGATAATTTGTCCTGTAAGGGGAGATTATGCATTCAAGGTAAATGAAATAAATAAATCAGCGAATTTTTATAGTGCTGATTTGAACGATAAGGATTCTGTTGCACGCGGGATGAAAGGATGTGATACGGTATTTCATTTTGCTGCAAAAGCAAGCATGCGGAAAGGAAAGGGGACATATAGCACAAATGTGATAGGAACAAAAAACATTGTTGACGCTGCTAATGATTCAGGGAGTGTAAAAAAAATAATTTTCCTGAGTACTATTTGGGCTGTTGACAGAAGTCCTTATGATACTTGCAGCGTACCCCTTGATGATGATTCAGAATGCATCCCTTCAACGGCATATGGCAGATCAAAGTATGAGGGGGAGCTAATTATAAAGAAATCAGGCATTCCCTATGTAATCTTTAGGCTTCCCCCAGTGTATGGCCCAGGAAGCAAACCGAATTATTTCGTGTCAAGGTTGATACTGGGTATAAAAAACTCTAATCCTCTTTACAGGATCGCTTTTCCTGCGAAGATTAGCCTTTTATATATAGATGACATTGTCGAAGCATGTTATCTTTCCGGAATGAAAGATGATATACGTAATGGAGCTTTTTTTTTAAGTAGCAGTAATGCTGTTTCAATCTCTGATATCATAAAAGAGATTATAAAAGAGCTTGGATTAAGTACGGCACCTCTGGATATTAATGAAGGGCTTGTAAAGCTTCTTAAGTCGGCCTTTTGCTCGAAGGCATTGAGGCACATTGTACCGCCAGAATGGAAGTCGATTATATTGGACTACCTTGTGTGTGATTCATCGGGGTTTAAGAAAGTCTCGGGTTTTCAGCCTTCTGTTGATATGAAAGAAGGAATTTGTGAAACTGTAAAGTGGTACCGTGAATCAGGATGGCCGCAATAA
- a CDS encoding methyltransferase domain-containing protein: MDDETHIMFENIFADLFTPEEIEKRKNLWKILCRDFFEKFIKKDDVVLDLGAGYCEFINNVRCGKKYAVDQHTHPQKYANSDVKVIISNSSSITEIEDESIDVVFVSNFWEHMRDRDELKATLREVRRMMKKDGRLIVLQPNIRYCYKLYWDFFDHVIPLSHKSMEEILKFMGFRIEYLKPKFLPYSTKSRYPKHPFFVKTYLKLPFLHYIFGKQMVVVAGKR; this comes from the coding sequence ATGGATGATGAAACACATATAATGTTTGAGAATATATTTGCGGACCTTTTCACTCCTGAGGAGATTGAAAAAAGGAAGAATCTCTGGAAAATATTGTGCCGTGATTTTTTCGAGAAATTCATTAAAAAAGACGACGTGGTTCTTGACCTTGGAGCAGGTTACTGTGAGTTTATAAATAATGTGAGATGCGGCAAAAAATATGCTGTTGATCAGCACACTCACCCTCAGAAATATGCGAACAGTGACGTTAAAGTGATTATCTCAAATAGTTCTTCCATCACTGAGATTGAAGATGAATCAATCGATGTGGTTTTTGTAAGCAACTTCTGGGAGCATATGAGGGACAGGGATGAGCTTAAGGCTACGCTAAGGGAAGTAAGACGGATGATGAAAAAGGATGGCAGGCTTATAGTTCTTCAGCCCAATATCAGGTATTGTTATAAGCTCTACTGGGATTTTTTTGATCATGTTATTCCCTTGAGCCACAAGAGTATGGAGGAAATATTGAAGTTTATGGGATTCAGGATAGAGTACCTTAAACCTAAGTTTCTTCCTTACAGCACAAAGTCTCGTTATCCGAAACATCCGTTTTTTGTAAAAACTTATCTGAAACTTCCTTTCCTCCATTATATTTTCGGAAAGCAGATGGTTGTCGTAGCGGGAAAGAGGTAA